attttttgttgttgctgcagttacttttttggggaaaattcagatttggaaggggagaagaagaggaggatggggaggcGGGGAAGGGAGGACTGCGAGGCTGTGGGGCCGCAGGCAGTGGGGCcagcgcagcagggctgggggggctccgGGGGGGCTCCGAGGGCACTGGGGACACAACGACAACATGGaggctcccagtgctgctgatGCCGGGGCAGCGGGGTCGGGCGAAAAGAGGTTGCAGGGGGGGGTGGCGGGGgtgggagggtgctgggggctgggggcagctgggtccgggggggctggggccagGGACCCCACTGCGGGCAGGGGGCCGAGGAAGTGACGTCAGGGCCCCCCTCCGGGcggtggggatggagagatgAAAGCTGTGGGGATGGAGGATGAGGGTTGTCATGACGACGTCTGGCTGGACCGGGatggggggcagggggcagggatggggtggtggggacaggggtggaCGGGCTGGtggtccctgcctgtccccagacCCCGAGTGGTTCAGGGCTGCttgtgctgggctgtggctggagcctggccctggggctgtTGAGGAGGATGTGGGGGGCCCTGAGGCTCGGGGTCACCACAGCAGGGACACACGGGTCCTGCTGTTGGGGTTCGGGGGACCCCAAGGCTTTTTGTTATGGCACGGGGCACCCCCAGGCCCCACTGCCACGACATGGAGACCCCCGAATCTCCTCGCCATGGCACGGGGCACCTCCAGACCTCTCATCCTGACACCATGATGTCTCCAGATCTCAGTCCTGTGCCATGAGGCACCTCCAGATCCTGCTGCCATGACAAGGCACCGTCCACCTGCCACCACGGGAACCCTCAGTCTCACCCTCTCCACATGTGGCCGTGACCCACAAATGGGACGATGCCCCTCCATGCAAACACCTGCCCCgtgcctgctgccctgcccgGCTCAGCGGGTTTCACGTCTTCGGCATCTCTCTCTCCGAGCACGAGCAGGCGGGCGGAAGGGGAAGCCATCACCGCCCGCGCACGGCCGGGGAGGAAGGGGCCTTTGTTCACCCTTCCTGGCCACTTGCACAGTGGTGGAGCAGCGGCCCCCCCAGTGGAGTCCCcggggacctggggacacgggaGTCAGTGAGCTGTGGCTCAGCTCGCCGCCCTCTTCCCGCTGCTGGGCTTGAAAGTCAACATctgcaaaagcattttgctCCGCTGCTAAAGCTAATGTGTGCTGGGTACAGGGcgcctgtcccctcctgcccatGACACATGTCCCCCTGACAGGTTTTCAGTGAAGACCCTGCTGGAGAAATACACAGCGGACCCCATCGATGACTCCTCTGAGGAGTTTGTTAACTTTGCTGCCATCCTTGAGCAGATCCTCAGCCACCGCTTTAAAGGTAATGGTGGCCTGCGGGAATGGGTGCCTGTGCGTGTCCCTGTTCCCATCCCTGTGCTGCATGGTGGATGGGGATACATGCATATGCCAGCACTAGGGAGCACGTCCAGGCTCTGGCTTGGGGCTTTCCAGGCTGGTGGGGCTTGTCGGCATGGTGGCCCTCGACCACAGCCCCTTGGTCCCCGCAGGGCCCGTCAGCTGGTTCAGCTCAGATGGGCAGCGCGGGTTTTGGGACTACATCCGCCTGGCCTGCAGCAAGGTCCCCAACAACTGCGTCAGCAGCATCGAGAACATGGAGAACATCAGCACCTCCAGGGCCAAGGTCGGGAAGGtgccaccccctgccctgtccctgccctaTTCCCACCTCTATTGTCCCCACCCGTTCCATGtctctgtccctctccccaCCCACATTCCCATTCCTGGCCCTGTTCCCATACACCCTCTATTCCTGGCACATGGACCCATTCCCATCATTCCCTCCCCATCCTCATACCCATCCATCTCCATCTCATCCCATTGCTATAACCATCCCCAAACCCATCTCCCTccatcccatctcatcccatcccacTCCCATCCCTATCCCCATCCCTATCCCCATCCATCTCCTTCCCAATGTCATCCCCATACTACCTTCAtccccaaccctaaccccatctccatcccctccccaaccccattCCATCTcatccccattcccatccccacTCCCACCCTTGTTTCCATcccttctctcccccatcccatccccttggccctgtcctcctgcagccccatctCACTCCATAAGACCCCATagggtcactgggatgaaacAGGAGCTGTGGGTCCCTGCAGGGGTATAACAGGGACAAAAGCAGCTCCCAGGTGGGGACCAGCTGCCCGTGGAGCCCAAAGCCCCAGGGGCAGGTGGACGGGTGGTGGGGGACAGTGAAGGTGGCACCTGATGGGAAGCCGATGGTGGCATCATCCTCAGGGCTGCCCACGGGCGGTGCCTTGCAGGGCCGGGCCTGGATCCGCGTGGCACTGATGGAGAAGCGCATGTCCGAGTACATCTCCACGGCCCTGCGGGACACACGGACCACCAGGTGAGACACCACGGTGAAGCGTGTGCAGGTGTGCGGGGTGGGCACCGTGGTGCTGGTGAATGCACGTACAGCCACGTTTTGCCCCACAGGCGGTTTTATGATGATGGGGCCATCATGCTGCGGGAGGAGTCCACGGTGCTCACGGGGATGCTCATTGGGCTCAGCGCTATTGACTTCAGGTAGGGACAGGTGGTGTGGTGGGACATGGGCACCCTGCCCCACATGTCCCCTCACTGGGCCCTGGAGCTCCTCTGAccctctgctccttctcctgccaCCACTTAGCTTCTGCCTGAAGGGCGAGGTGATGGATGGTAAAACGCCCGTGGTCATCGACTACACACCCTACCTGAAGTTCACCCAGAGGTAAGAGCCAGGATGCCTTCTCTGGGGTGGGGACCCCACCATCTCTCCCCTAGCACCTGGGTGGGGCTCAGCTGGGCTCCCCCCACGTGTGCCAGCCCCCCGCCATggtgctgtccctgctgagcccccgtgccccccagctATGACTATCTgagcgaggaggaggagcggggcAGCGTGGAGAGCAGCACGAGCGAGGACAGCTCCCCTGAGCACCCCTACCTGCCCCTGGTCACCGACGAGGACAGCTGGTACAACAAGTGGCGCAAGATGGAGCAGAAATTCCGCATAGTTTATGCCCAAAAGGTACTGggagctgggatggggctgtCCAGGTACCAACCCCTCCCcaggatgctccatccctgagCATCCTCCTGTTGCCCTCCCTGCTTCTGTAGCCTGGTGGCTGCTGCAGTAGCTTAGCCCTCTCCTTGTCACCCTGAGTggtcctggggacatgggagggtCTGGTGGGGGCAGCTGCTAACGGCGGCCTTGTGCAGGGGTacctggaggagctggtgcGGCTGCGGGAGTCGCAGCTGAAGGACCTGGAGGCGGAGAACAAGCGGCTGAAGCTGCGACTGGAGGAGGTGATGGTGCAGAaccagctggagaagagggagCTGGAGGGCGTcatcctggagctgcaggagcagctgtgagTGGGAACCCGCCGCTGCTGCCGGGCCTCGCTGGGTGCGATGGGTGGGGGGTTCCAGAGCCTGGGTGCCCCATATGTCCTGTGGGATGTGGCGGGTCCCTGATGTCCCCTATACCCCACAGGCTGTGTTGCCTGGCAGGTCCCCGGCACTCGTGGCAGTGCTGGGTGCTGAGCATCCGCCTTTGCCACAGGACGGGGCTGATCCCCTGCGAGAACCCGCAGCTGGCCCAGCTCTCCAAGGAGATGGTGACACCGCTGGTGAACCAGTGGCCCTCGCTGGGGACCCTCAACGGCAACGAGAGCGGTTCAGACAGCAAACTGTACAGGAGGTAACTCCCACGGTGGGGGCAGACCTGACCCACACCCAGCACCCCGTCCAGCCGCGGGGGGgtctgccctgggcagggaaggggacaagggCTGGTCCTGGCTGGTGGGGCTGTCCCGGCCCTGGGGGCCGTGGCGCTGGGGGGGCTCAGCGCCGTCCCTCCACAGGCACAGCTTCGTGAGCACTGACCAGCTCTCGGCCGAGAACAGCCTCAGCTCCGATTCCCAGCGCCTGGGTGAGGGCAAGCGTGAAGGCGAGCCCTGGGGGCCCTTGGGTAAGACCCCCCCACGTTAGGATGTCCCCCAACCCTCACCCAGGTGCCTGGATCCCCCCAGTAGCCCCTCCCCATGCTGGGAATGCTGCCCCCACAGTGCAAGGACACCCATGTCCCTCCTGGAGGGGtgatccctgtccccatccccctgtggcagggctggggtgcaAAGCCGCAGCCCCCCCAACGCTggctccctgctctgtcccgCAGGGAAGGACCCCACACCCTCCATGCTGGGGCTCTGTGGCTCCCTGGCCTCCCTGCCGAGCTGCAAGTCCCTGGCCAGCCTCAAGTCCAACGAGTGCCTGGTGAGCGACAGCGCCGAAGCCAGCCCAAcccgcagccccagctgagACCCCCAGCCCCCTCGCTGCCCTGCGGCCTGGCCGCCCAGCCCAGCGTTGCATTGGAGGACTGACCTTGTCCCTCCCCTTGCCACCCCAGGACCACCAAGGGACTCGCTGAACCCACCGAGGGGGACTGGGGATGGGCATCCTCCTCCCCAACACCCCACCCTGGCTGCTCCTTGGACCCCCAGCCCAGTCCCTGGCTggagacatggacctgttgggaAGGGGGATGTGGGATCAGgacctctgtgagctggggatgggggggagcAGACTGTGCCATGGCGGGGAACACAGGGACaactgctgctggggagcaagGGAGTGGGGTCAGGACCAAAGCCCCTCCAGGGGCGAGGGCCCGAGTACAGCCCCTGTGTCTGTCCTGCTCAGCCCACAGGCattgctcttccctggggcaCACACCTGGGCTGTGCCTGTCCTCTAgtgcccagccccacaggccCCCCAGGTGCTGCAGGGGGGCTGGCCTGTCCCCTGCTTTGGGGACCAGGTGTCCTTCCTCGCAGCAGCATCCCCACAACAGGGACAGacccccccagctccttcccatCCTCTCCAGGGTTTCAGGTTGGTTTGggtgattttggtttttaattcagCCCCATCTGCTTTGTTGAAGCAAAAGGAATCAATAAATGCAGCAAGCTGAGCTGGCATCTATAAGCTCCCCCCAAttaggaaagggaaaggggggaaaagacGCCTCGTGTCCCCTGCCATGAGGTCCTGTTCCAGGCAGGGACACTGGGAGAATCCACTgagcctcctccagccccaccagggcagggacagcaccTTTGGGGCACAGCACGTCACCAAGCACAGGGCACCCACTGCCCCATCCACagtgggctgctgctggggagcacgGAGGTCCTGGGCTCTCTTTACCCCCAGTAAAAACCCAGCAAGGACCTGGGGGATGACAGAACTGTGCCcacagagcagggacaggcCTGGCACCCGGGGCATGCCTTCCACAGCCCCAGCATGCCGAGAGCAGGGAAAGAAATCCTTGCCCTAAGagacaaagattttattttatttaagaaaataagagtAATTCCCCTCTGGACTCCCAGGGTAAGCTGGGGCAGCACCCACACGAGGCACAGTGCTGGGAATTGCCTTCACAGTGAAGGGACGGGGCACGGGCAGAGGGTTTTTGCCCCAGTGCCTGCCAGccccccagagcagcagcgaGGTCTGAGCCCGGGGTCtgccaggggacagggacaccctgAACGGGACAGGGGGGCCGGAGGCAGGGGAAGGGTCCTGACAAGTCCCCTTGCCGCACAGAGCCAGCAAGGGGATGCTGTGCGTGTGTGATGGTGAGGGGGGCAGATACGGCTAGTGGGGCTGCGGACCCAGGCAGGCACACGAGAAGCCCCCGAGGGTTTGGTCCTTGCTGGAGCCCCAGCTCCCATCTCCAGTTCTGCTGAGGCTCCTGGGGCATCCCGTGCTTGCCAGAGCGTCCGTGAATCCAGCAGCATctgtccagcctcaagggatGAGCATGGGGGACTCCACACCCTCCCAGCGTCACAGCAGCAGGTGCAGATGTCTCCCAGTGTGGCCGGTGATGGAGAGCAGGGCGGGCTGGCCCTGCACAGGCAGCACGAAGGCACTTGGGCTTTGCGCAGCCACACGGGTTCGCTGGCCCTGGACACCTCACTGCGACCAGGGTTGGCAGCGTCCTTGGGACACCAGCTGCATgcagccctgcccagctcacAACCCTCGCAGCTGCCGCTCCTGGTTCAGCTTCTGGAAGAAGGTTTTGCCAAATTCGTAGGTGCTGATCATGATGGCACAGGCTGGTGCCACCTTAATGACGCGAGGCAGGAAGCCTGCAAGGACAACCCTGTTAGCCCCTTGGTGACACTGGTACCCCTGTGAGCCCCAGCCCGGCGTGGGGGGCACGGCCTTACCTGCAAACAGCCCCCGGGTGCCAGACTCGGCACGGATGCGCCGCAAAAGTAGCCAGGTGGAGGAAGGCTTGGAGGCTGCGActgtggggagagggcagcGGGTGAGGGTCTGGGGGTGCCCAGGGGAACCAGCTGCCCCCCAGGCACCTGCCTGGAGCCCAGTCCCTCACCTGGGTGCACCTCACTGTCCCCCAGCTCGATCTGCCGCTGAGTCTTCACCACATCAAAGGGCAGCGTCAGCACCGCAGCCACCTGCGGGGCAGCAGCCGGCCCGTGAGCTGGGACCTCGCTGCGCACCCAGTGCCGGCTCTGCCTCCTCTCCCAGTACCGCCCCACCCCATCCCTTGCTCCCACGCGGACAGCTAAGCGAGCCCAGCGCAGACcccagggcccctcactcaccatCCCGGAGATGGCCCCAGACGTGAAGCTGATCATGAACGTGGCCTCGTCCAGCcgagcctgcctgcagagccaTTCCCTCACCAGCTCGTAGTTAAACCAGTAGAGAGCTGGGAGGAGATGAGAAACACCAGCGCTACAGCAAGACACCCTGGACACACCAAGCTCCCAACGCGTAGGGCTGCTTCGCTCCGTGCTCGTCCCCCGCGTGTCCCAGTGCCACCGATCACCCTGACCCCCCAGCCATACCCGAGAAGGGGACATCTCGCAGCACAGTGGGTCCCCAGCCTCTCCAGAGGGACAGCCAGCCGTCCTGAGCCACCGCCAGCTGGATGCAGACACCCAGCTCCCGGTAACTGAGCTGTCGGGACTGCATCTTGGTGCGGATGAGCTCCAAGGGGCTGATGACCGTCACGGCACCCACTGCAACCGAGGGGACATTGCACATCAGCCCCGTGCACTCCAGCAGCTGTTCTGGAGCCAGAGCCCTGTGCCAGGAAAGCCAGGTGCAGAGCATGGGCACTGACAGCGAAGAGACCCACCATGCTGTGAGGACACGGGGTGGGTGTGGGGGGACCCCGAAGAGGAGGGGTACTCACACCTGGCGAGGGCCCCGGCCAGCAAGGGGATGTGGTGCCCCCGGCTCCCCGTCCGAGCACGCAGGTAGTCGCGGAGCTGGTCGTAGGTGGTGAAATAAATGACGGTGGCTGGCACAGCCATGACCCTGCCAAGGAGATGGTGTGGTGAGGGATATGTGTGCCCTCCtcaggggctggcaggaggctcAGGGAGGATGCCCATGCGCCCGGGCAGGCGTTTGTACCCAGATTCCACCCCCAGGCAGGGTCCAAACTCACAGAGTGGGGGGCAAGCCACTCCACAGAGACCTGACGCCCTCGTAGCGTGTGATTTTCACAAAGGCATCCTGGGGAGAGAGCAGACCACCAGGGAAAGAGGTTAGAGGGGCAAGAACCCACTTCGGCAAAAATTCCAACGCCTTCTTAGGGACAGGGAGGGCCCAACCCACCCTGTCTGTGGCTGCAGCCCTTACCAGTGTGCCGGTGAAGTGGGTGGGGGCCTTGTACCAGGCAGTGCAGCTGTTGCCGTTCTGGCAGACGTACAGATGGTCCATGAGCCCGTTGCAGTAGAGGAAACACTTCCCTGGGGTGAGAGGCAATAGCATTGCTGTTAGACAAGGGgcccttcccctctgcccagcccaTCTGAGCCCCCAAACCATCTCCTCTTGCAGGAGAGAGCCAAACCTTCAATGtctgagcccagcaggagccAGTCCCAGAGCAAGGCCAGGAGAGGGATAACCCTCCAGCAAGGGTCCAACCATGGCCAGACCCACCAGGTGGAGGGCACGTGGCCCGAccatggggacggggacattGCAGGagccatcagcagcagcaggagaggttTGGTGTCAGCTCCACTGCCCCGGCACAGTGCAGTGCCATTGCAGGGAGCCAGCATGGTTCCCCCACCGTGCTCTCCACGGGGCCAGCGCACCGGGCGCAGGGATGCGGAGAGCAAGCAGGGCAGCAGAGATCCAAGGGCACTTCGATGTAGTGGCAGGACAGGGTGACAagacagggcagggacagggggactGCAGACAGCCAGGCCTGTTGCACAACAGACCCCAGCAGAACCCTCGGGCAAGGACACAGCGAGGACATGACAAGGCCAGCCTAAAGCGCGGCTGCAGGAAcagccatggggctgggacAATCACAGCCCCTGCATTGGGGTGGGATGCCCTCCCAGCCGGAGGAGCCCCAGCCATCATCAGCGGGGAAGAAAACTGGGATCAAGGCTTGGGAAAGTGAAGCcactggcagcaggagctgcccagagcACCCGGGCATACTCACATATGGCCTGCTGAGCACCCCAGGGCACAGACCGTGCCAGCAACACTGAAACACAATAGGGACATACTGAGTGATGACGGGGGGATGTGCCACCTCCCCAGGCTGGGGCACACATGCATCCTGCAGCTTCAAGCCGGGCAGTGGCAGAGCTCTGTGGGTGAAGGGGCTGGATGCCCCTGCAGCCACTGCCCAAGCAGTCCCATTTGTCACCAAAACGGTTTCTTGGGACCAGCCCCAACCCGCTGTTCCcacagggaaggggctggtGGGGGGGGGCAGATCCCACAGGGTCTCTCCTGCCCTGTGGGAGCCAGGGGAAGCAGCGTAGAGACAGACACAAAGCAGCAAGGGTAAGAGCGAGTGgtcagagctgagctgggctgcaTCGGCACAGGGCTGCGCAGGGGGAAGGATGGAGCTGAGCACCAGCTGGGCTCCCCCAGCGGGGCCCCCAAGCCTGTCAGGGCGAGAGGCCCATTGTAACCTGCCACCTCATGACGGCCACGCACTCAGGAGCCGAGAAATCCCCTTCACCAGCTCTGCCAACCAAGACATCCTGGTGTGCCGCATGCTGGCTGACCCGGGGCACGGGCAGAGACCCCCGGCCAACCCTGAGCAGCGTTACCTTTGGAGAACGGGGTCCTCTGCGCCTGCAGCCGGATCTTCACCACATCCAACGGTGTCACTGGAACAGCACAATCTTTCAGTCACTTCGCACCGTGCCAGCCCCCCACGCTCACCCGCTCCCCACGGTCCTCA
This DNA window, taken from Caloenas nicobarica isolate bCalNic1 chromosome 24, bCalNic1.hap1, whole genome shotgun sequence, encodes the following:
- the RUNDC3A gene encoding LOW QUALITY PROTEIN: RUN domain-containing protein 3A (The sequence of the model RefSeq protein was modified relative to this genomic sequence to represent the inferred CDS: deleted 5 bases in 4 codons), with protein sequence MPGACTPPRCVVRGSHTPHRPHGEGCRSASPKIGTLGREGGTLSPGRGEGPPSYQGVPRVWLELVSHPVALPTGSPLVARHGEGLGRAGRAPGTAAPGSIPSCSPHPLPPQGRDLGLEAGRGPGPASLFEGGWRAARRRGHRRSKACAARGAGGPRDKWHRPWPWPWPCRLARLWMEASCVQAAMALGLSSKKASSRNIAVERKNLITVCRFSVKTLLEKYTADPIDDSSEEFVNFAAILEQILSHRFKGPVSWFSSDGQRGFWDYIRLACSKVPNNCVSSIENMENISTSRAKGRAWIRVALMEKRMSEYISTALRDTRTTRRFYDDGAIMLREESTVLTGMLIGLSAIDFSFCLKGEVMDGKTPVVIDYTPYLKFTQSYDYLSEEEERGSVESSTSEDSSPEHPYLPLVTDEDSWYNKWRKMEQKFRIVYAQKGYLEELVRLRESQLKDLEAENKRLKLRLEEVMVQNQLEKRELEGVILELQEQLTGLIPCENPQLAQLSKEMVTPLVNQWPSLGTLNGNESGSDSKLYRRHSFVSTDQLSAENSLSSDSQRLGEGKREGEPWGPLGKDPTPSMLGLCGSLASLPSCKSLASLKSNECLVSDSAEASPTRSPS
- the SLC25A39 gene encoding mitochondrial glutathione transporter SLC25A39 isoform X1; this translates as MAEKMSLSPGGAITPLQQMLASGTGAILTSLFVTPLDVVKIRLQAQRTPFSKGKCFLYCNGLMDHLYVCQNGNSCTAWYKAPTHFTGTLDAFVKITRYEGVRSLWSGLPPTLVMAVPATVIYFTTYDQLRDYLRARTGSRGHHIPLLAGALARLGAVTVISPLELIRTKMQSRQLSYRELGVCIQLAVAQDGWLSLWRGWGPTVLRDVPFSALYWFNYELVREWLCRQARLDEATFMISFTSGAISGMVAAVLTLPFDVVKTQRQIELGDSEVHPVAASKPSSTWLLLRRIRAESGTRGLFAGFLPRVIKVAPACAIMISTYEFGKTFFQKLNQERQLRGL
- the SLC25A39 gene encoding mitochondrial glutathione transporter SLC25A39 isoform X2, with the protein product MAEKMSLSPGGAITPLQQMLASGTGAILTSLFVTPLDVVKIRLQAQRTPFSKVLLARSVPWGAQQAIWKCFLYCNGLMDHLYVCQNGNSCTAWYKAPTHFTGTLDAFVKITRYEGVRSLWSGLPPTLVMAVPATVIYFTTYDQLRDYLRARTGSRGHHIPLLAGALARLGAVTVISPLELIRTKMQSRQLSYRELGVCIQLAVAQDGWLSLWRGWGPTVLRDVPFSALYWFNYELVREWLCRQARLDEATFMISFTSGAISGMVAAVLTLPFDVVKTQRQIELGDSEVHPVAASKPSSTWLLLRRIRAESGTRGLFAGFLPRVIKVAPACAIMISTYEFGKTFFQKLNQERQLRGL